In Fervidobacterium nodosum Rt17-B1, one genomic interval encodes:
- a CDS encoding ribonuclease HI — translation MNGVIRVYTDGSYKNGMISYGFMLYGFGFDGTIKVSTSRPGTTLQNVEAELKAVLEALKYLKRNYGELNNYTIILCYDLELIKSILTNPRAQARNGYLRNYVEQFRILQQSLGCKILFEKVKGHYHEIHNRLDRAVRRKLNEVLASA, via the coding sequence ATGAACGGAGTAATAAGAGTCTATACTGACGGCTCTTACAAGAACGGCATGATCTCCTACGGATTCATGCTTTACGGCTTTGGTTTTGACGGAACAATAAAAGTTTCAACGTCAAGACCTGGTACTACACTTCAAAACGTTGAAGCTGAACTCAAAGCCGTCCTTGAAGCACTCAAATACCTTAAAAGAAATTACGGTGAACTAAACAACTACACCATCATACTCTGTTATGACCTTGAACTAATTAAAAGCATACTTACCAACCCAAGAGCACAAGCAAGAAACGGATACTTACGAAACTACGTTGAACAATTCAGAATACTCCAACAATCCTTAGGTTGCAAGATACTCTTTGAAAAAGTAAAAGGACACTACCACGAAATACACAACAGACTCGATAGAGCTGTAAGAAGAAAACTAAACGAAGTACTTGCGTCAGCTTAG
- a CDS encoding DUF2828 family protein translates to MMKTNEGGNTYEFSLNHHLEFFSKAGSLFEGRYSFYGQEESALSLFQKMWAIDRIEDRALAMKLLFWLRDCRGGAGNRSGFRKCARWLAKNDSKWLEVNMHLIPEYGRWDDLKILFGTPLEDQAAKLWAEAITEKNVLAAKWAKREYKPVQRALGLNEAGLRKLLANIRKQHIVEHKMCQDMWKEIEYEKVPSVAMARYTRAFLRHDKEGFETYKSKLSNGEAKINTQALYPHDCVRTVFFGDKELADLQFENLPNFMPENYKVIVISDTSGSMSVPVSGSIQAVDISIGLALYCSAKIPQDNPFHKKFIAFESESEFKNWNGMKFSEAVTNREIFDGACGATRIDKALKLILDTARFYNLRQEQLPDVLLIVSDMQFHMGVEGEGTEVEKVLKQFQENGYIPPKIVYWNTAGYAGSPATVNTPNTVLISGFSPSVLKYVFASDFSPMSVLYATVEKYKVNIPN, encoded by the coding sequence ATGATGAAAACTAACGAAGGTGGAAATACATACGAATTCTCTCTCAATCACCATCTTGAGTTCTTCTCTAAAGCTGGAAGCCTCTTTGAAGGCAGATACTCATTTTACGGACAAGAAGAATCCGCACTTTCTCTTTTCCAGAAGATGTGGGCAATCGATAGAATTGAAGATAGAGCACTTGCCATGAAACTACTCTTCTGGCTTAGAGACTGCCGTGGTGGGGCGGGTAATCGCAGTGGCTTTAGAAAATGTGCCAGATGGCTTGCCAAAAACGACTCAAAATGGCTTGAAGTAAACATGCATTTAATCCCAGAATACGGTCGTTGGGACGACCTTAAGATACTCTTTGGTACACCACTTGAAGACCAAGCAGCTAAACTTTGGGCTGAAGCCATAACTGAAAAAAACGTACTTGCAGCTAAATGGGCGAAAAGAGAATACAAACCCGTTCAACGTGCTCTTGGTCTAAACGAAGCAGGCTTAAGAAAATTACTTGCTAACATTAGAAAACAACACATAGTTGAGCACAAAATGTGCCAAGACATGTGGAAAGAAATCGAATACGAAAAGGTACCTTCAGTTGCAATGGCAAGATACACACGTGCCTTCTTAAGGCATGATAAAGAAGGCTTTGAAACATACAAATCCAAACTTTCTAACGGAGAAGCTAAGATAAATACACAAGCACTCTATCCACACGACTGTGTAAGAACAGTCTTCTTTGGCGATAAAGAATTAGCAGACCTTCAATTTGAAAATTTACCAAACTTCATGCCGGAAAATTACAAAGTCATAGTAATCTCCGACACCTCGGGAAGCATGTCAGTTCCTGTTAGTGGTTCAATACAGGCAGTCGATATTTCCATAGGACTTGCTCTGTATTGCTCTGCAAAAATCCCACAAGATAACCCATTCCACAAGAAATTCATAGCTTTCGAATCAGAAAGTGAGTTTAAGAACTGGAACGGTATGAAATTCAGCGAAGCGGTTACGAACAGAGAAATTTTCGATGGTGCTTGTGGTGCCACGAGGATAGATAAAGCATTGAAATTGATCCTTGATACGGCAAGATTTTACAACCTAAGACAAGAACAACTACCAGACGTCTTACTCATCGTCTCAGATATGCAATTCCACATGGGTGTGGAAGGGGAAGGAACAGAAGTTGAAAAAGTCTTAAAACAATTCCAAGAAAATGGATACATACCACCGAAAATCGTTTACTGGAACACAGCAGGATACGCAGGAAGCCCTGCAACGGTCAACACACCAAATACGGTTCTAATCTCAGGTTTCAGCCCATCAGTACTAAAATACGTCTTTGCATCGGATTTCTCACCAATGAGCGTGCTCTACGCTACAGTTGAAAAATACAAAGTTAACATACCAAACTAA
- a CDS encoding IS110 family transposase, which translates to MAILAIDVSKNYLSFFSDFIGSGTVENSPQGIVELFNKAFASSSDFSLVLESTGVFSFNVANFFFQNNVPVFWVKTDNIKLYRKILNRPKTDKIDAELIFSIASKFPESLVPFVNNSYIISELRNLTRLYLKFNEDIARLKLRLYSYVSLYFPKLDFKLNKTFECLLKDYTIEEIANMPIEELFEYIAKISRHNVSSQVLAEKLQTLAKDALRLSVNPSNTLRISIVSTIDLIQHYEKQIELVKKEISKLLKVISNTLTTVKGIGEITAAGIIAEIGDINRFEKASALASYAGLVWTINQSGNYKSENNQLTKKGNKYLRTYLVMAANGVKTYDPVYKEYYRKKYAEATTHKHMRALILTARKLVNLVYYLLKNNVPYVPMK; encoded by the coding sequence GATGTCTCAAAGAACTATCTTTCTTTCTTTTCTGATTTCATCGGTAGTGGGACTGTTGAGAACTCTCCTCAAGGTATTGTTGAACTTTTTAACAAAGCTTTTGCTTCTTCTTCCGATTTTTCTCTTGTCCTTGAATCAACTGGTGTTTTTTCTTTTAATGTCGCTAACTTCTTCTTTCAAAACAACGTACCTGTCTTTTGGGTTAAAACTGATAACATTAAGCTCTATCGCAAAATTCTCAATCGTCCTAAAACTGACAAAATCGATGCTGAACTTATTTTCTCTATCGCTTCTAAATTTCCTGAGTCTTTAGTCCCTTTTGTCAATAACTCATATATCATCTCTGAGCTTCGTAATCTCACCAGACTTTATTTAAAGTTCAACGAAGATATCGCTCGATTGAAACTTAGGCTCTATTCGTATGTTTCTCTTTATTTCCCTAAACTTGACTTTAAACTAAATAAGACTTTCGAATGCCTGCTTAAAGATTATACAATCGAAGAAATCGCAAACATGCCAATTGAAGAGTTATTTGAATATATTGCGAAAATTTCCAGACACAATGTCTCTTCACAAGTCTTAGCAGAAAAACTCCAAACTCTTGCTAAAGATGCCTTGAGGTTGTCTGTTAATCCTTCAAACACTCTGAGAATATCTATTGTTTCCACTATCGATTTGATACAGCACTATGAAAAACAAATCGAACTAGTAAAGAAAGAAATAAGTAAATTACTTAAAGTAATTTCGAACACACTAACAACAGTCAAAGGGATAGGAGAAATAACTGCAGCTGGAATTATAGCCGAAATAGGAGACATCAATCGTTTCGAAAAAGCCTCAGCGTTAGCATCATACGCAGGGCTTGTATGGACAATCAATCAAAGTGGAAATTACAAATCAGAAAACAACCAACTAACGAAAAAAGGGAACAAGTATCTAAGAACATACCTAGTAATGGCAGCGAACGGAGTAAAGACATACGATCCTGTATACAAAGAATATTATCGCAAAAAGTACGCAGAAGCAACAACACACAAACACATGAGAGCGCTAATATTAACTGCAAGGAAATTAGTAAATTTAGTGTATTATTTACTAAAGAACAACGTACCGTATGTACCGATGAAATAG
- the cas1 gene encoding CRISPR-associated endonuclease Cas1 — protein MTIYVLEQGTVLAKKDGRMIITKAKQVLDEIPLKKIERINLLGNITLTSQMINYCLDNKIEVIFMTQHGRYRGKLYTDEYRNVLLRLKQYERATDKQFQLEISKSIVQGKLQNYYNFLTQKSKNLPKGLLSEERAGIRTVIEKVNKAKTVDEVRGYEGIGSKIYFSGFKKCIRTEELTFNGRTAHPPKDEINAMLSLGYYFLYVEMLLAINAVGLDPYFGNLHTIDVSKQSLLFDLVEEFRCVIIDNFVLNLINLKTIKKEDFEKRENDIYYFTKDGMKKYITEYEQMMKQKLKYHLDSEENYIRTIFEKQARHYARVVLGDEEKYQPYYLEKI, from the coding sequence ATGACAATATATGTCTTAGAACAAGGAACAGTACTCGCTAAAAAAGATGGCAGAATGATTATAACCAAAGCCAAACAAGTATTAGACGAAATACCACTCAAAAAAATAGAAAGAATCAACCTACTTGGAAACATCACGCTAACATCTCAAATGATTAACTACTGCCTCGATAACAAAATCGAAGTAATCTTCATGACACAACACGGAAGATACAGGGGAAAACTCTATACAGACGAATACAGAAACGTACTCCTAAGACTTAAACAATACGAAAGAGCAACCGACAAACAGTTCCAACTCGAAATATCCAAATCGATAGTCCAAGGCAAACTACAAAACTACTACAACTTCCTAACCCAGAAAAGCAAAAACCTCCCAAAAGGATTATTAAGTGAAGAAAGAGCTGGAATAAGAACAGTAATAGAAAAAGTCAACAAAGCGAAAACAGTCGATGAAGTCAGAGGTTATGAAGGAATAGGCTCAAAAATATACTTCTCTGGTTTCAAAAAATGCATACGAACAGAAGAACTCACATTCAATGGAAGAACAGCACATCCGCCGAAAGATGAAATAAACGCAATGCTTTCACTTGGATATTACTTTCTGTATGTAGAAATGTTATTAGCAATAAATGCAGTTGGACTTGATCCATACTTTGGGAATCTACACACAATAGATGTTTCAAAACAATCACTATTATTTGACTTAGTTGAAGAATTCAGATGTGTGATAATCGACAACTTTGTTTTGAACCTAATCAACCTAAAAACAATAAAAAAGGAAGACTTTGAAAAACGTGAAAACGATATCTACTACTTCACAAAAGACGGTATGAAAAAATACATAACTGAATACGAACAAATGATGAAACAAAAACTCAAATACCACTTAGATTCAGAAGAAAATTACATACGTACAATATTCGAAAAACAAGCACGACATTATGCAAGAGTCGTATTAGGCGACGAAGAAAAATACCAGCCATACTACTTAGAAAAAATTTAA